CTCGctatttcttaaaatatgaaaagtcCCTCAACTTTTGTGTAATTAGAATCCACCCCaaggtaaaattttgatattagcACAGACTGACCTACGTACGTGCATGGTGGATTCAGCTTTAACATCCACTGGGAGAAGAATAATTCAACTTTAATCTCCACTCGCAAAAGAATTATACTCCCACTTGTTAAGAAAAAGTATTATATCggttttttagtaaaatataatactcattatttaatattaagttattaaattaaattaatttattaagtcttgttttacatacattttttattttctattttttaaaataaaaataatattatattctataaaatatagCGGTTATTATATAAAAAGCTCATACTTACactatctttataaaaaaaattaatttttttaaaatttgaagtaatgatttttttttattccaatttttttaattgttcttaaaaaaaccTCTATCTCTTTTAAGGTAACTCTcaaaaagtatttatattttctagaaaattactattattctcttattttaaaataaaaggcaaaaaatatatccaaactaCACCTAAAATTACTTTTACCTTAAGTTATTGTTAGAAATACTGaaagattgtattgtatttcctgggagaaagaatatacatcagtgcctttatataggaggcatatgtgtgcggtacaagtaacctaactgggcctaaagcccataacataatatacccatataatatacccataatatacattaacagTCCCCCTCAAACTCAAGGTGGATGTGAGACCAACTTGAGGTTGTCAATTAAATCACGAGTGCATCTTGTAGGAAGtgacttggtgaagatatctgcAAGCTGATCTTTGGAGGAGATGGAGAAAAGCTTAAGAGCACCATGGACAAGATGATAACGGAtaaaatgacaatcaatctcgATGTGTTTAGTCCGTTCATGAAAGACATCATTGTGAGCAATATGAATGGCACTCTGGTTGTCACAATAAAGGGGAGTAGCAAAGGAGGTGGACACACCCAAATCCTTAAGAAGCCATCTTAGCCAAAGGAGCTCAGATGTGGTATCAGCAAAGGCACGATATTCTGCTTCAGTACTGGAGCGGGccacaaaagtttgtttcttacttctccaagaaatcaaagaagaaccaAGAAGGAAGCAGTAACCTGTAGTGGACCTGCGATCAGTAGGATctcctgcccaatcagcatAAGAGAATGCACGGAGTACaagaggagattgagctgagtaGAAAAGGCCATGAAACATGGTACCCTTCAGGTATCGAAGAATGCGCAGAACAGCAGCATAGTGAGTTGATCGTGGAGCAGACAAATACTGGCTCACCTGATGAACAGCATAGGAAATGTCCGGACGAGTAACTGTGAGATAAACTAAGCTGCCAACCAATCGTCTGTAAAAAGAAGGATTGGACAATGGTTTCCCCCCGGAGGGTGTCAGATGCGCATTAAGTTCGACTGGAGTGTCAACATTCTTACTGTCAGTGAGTCCGACTTGAGACAGCAGATCAGAAGCATACTTGGCTTGAGTAATATAAAGACCATCTGTGGAATGAGTAATTTCAAGACCCAGGAAATAGCTGAgatgtccaagatctttcatctcaaactgCTGACTGAGAAAATCCTTGAGTTCTTGAATGCCACTAAGGTCATTACCAGTtatgatcatatcatccacatatagaagaAGCAAAATAGTGCCTTTATCAGTACGACGAAGAAATAAGGCAGAATCATACGGACTGGCAGTGTAACCCAAGCGAAAAATAGTGGAGCTGAACTTGGCAAACCAAGCTCGTGgggcttgtttaagaccataaagtgcACGTCGAAGATGACAAACCTTGTTTGATTC
Above is a genomic segment from Vitis riparia cultivar Riparia Gloire de Montpellier isolate 1030 chromosome 14, EGFV_Vit.rip_1.0, whole genome shotgun sequence containing:
- the LOC117930458 gene encoding uncharacterized mitochondrial protein AtMg00810-like, encoding MDPLSATRLVLLPKALHRNIGLIMKRLLLQLLMDVKNAFLNGDLSEAVYMQPPLGLSVESNKVCHLRRALYGLKQAPRAWFAKFSSTIFRLGYTASPYDSALFLRRTDKGTILLLLYVDDMIITGNDLSGIQELKDFLSQQFEMKDLGHLSYFLGLEITHSTDGLYITQAKYASDLLSQVGLTDSKNVDTPVELNAHLTPSGGKPLSNPSFYRRLVGSLVYLTVTRPDISYAVHQVSQYLSAPRSTHYAAVLRILRYLKGTMFHGLFYSAQSPLVLRAFSYADWAGDPTDRRSTTGYCFLLGSSLISWRSKKQTFVARSSTEAEYRAFADTTSELLWLRWLLKDLGVSTSFATPLYCDNQSAIHIAHNDVFHERTKHIEIDCHFIRYHLVHGALKLFSISSKDQLADIFTKSLPTRCTRDLIDNLKLVSHPP